In a genomic window of Candidatus Krumholzibacteriota bacterium:
- a CDS encoding dihydroorotate dehydrogenase, with translation MTTRLIGLRIGPASFENPVMLASGPAGYGEEYAGLVDIAAVGAVVTKTVSLHPRPGNPGPRLQETPAGLLNSVGLENVGAEVFFDRKLSALLAAGGRAVVSLAGEDWEEYLPLLDRTAAATGFDAVELNLSCPNVSRGGMAVGVDPALVERYVAAARERLPGRAVFAKLTPNAGDLAPLARAAEAGGAHAVTAINTVLGLDVDTARRRFVFDRVTAGLSGPAILPVALCAVWQAARAVSIPVIGAGGIASVDDALKFFMAGAAAVQVGTGIFADPDLPARIVGALRANGVPAAIDG, from the coding sequence ATGACGACGCGCCTGATCGGCCTCCGGATCGGCCCGGCCTCCTTCGAGAACCCCGTGATGCTCGCCTCGGGGCCGGCCGGCTACGGGGAGGAGTACGCCGGACTCGTCGACATCGCCGCGGTCGGCGCCGTCGTAACGAAGACCGTCTCGCTCCATCCGCGGCCGGGCAATCCCGGCCCGCGGCTCCAGGAGACGCCGGCCGGGCTCCTCAACAGTGTCGGGCTCGAGAACGTCGGGGCGGAGGTTTTCTTCGACCGCAAGCTTTCCGCGCTCCTCGCGGCGGGGGGAAGGGCGGTCGTCAGCCTCGCCGGGGAGGACTGGGAGGAGTACCTGCCGCTCCTCGACCGGACGGCGGCGGCGACGGGTTTCGACGCCGTCGAGCTCAACCTCTCCTGCCCGAACGTCTCGCGCGGCGGGATGGCGGTCGGCGTCGATCCGGCGCTCGTCGAGCGCTACGTGGCGGCGGCCCGCGAGCGGCTGCCGGGGCGCGCGGTCTTCGCCAAGCTCACGCCGAACGCGGGGGATCTCGCCCCGCTCGCGCGGGCGGCGGAGGCGGGAGGCGCGCACGCGGTCACGGCGATCAACACCGTCCTCGGGCTCGACGTCGACACGGCGCGCCGGCGGTTCGTCTTCGACCGCGTCACGGCGGGGCTCTCCGGGCCGGCGATCCTGCCCGTCGCTTTGTGCGCGGTCTGGCAGGCGGCCCGGGCCGTGTCGATCCCCGTCATCGGCGCCGGCGGGATCGCCTCGGTCGACGACGCGCTGAAGTTCTTCATGGCCGGGGCCGCCGCGGTGCAGGTGGGCACCGGCATCTTCGCCGACCCGGACCTCCCCGCGCGCATCGTCGGGGCGCTCCGGGCAAACGGCGTGCCGGCGGCCATCGACGGCTGA
- the pyrF gene encoding orotidine-5'-phosphate decarboxylase has translation MDTQARTPEIIAALDVEDRGEGLRLVEALSGTISFFKLGSRLFTAEGPGMAREIADRGGRVFLDLKFHDIPATVAGSVRAASALGVRMMTIHASGGLEMMRAAAEAAAEGAAAAGTEPPLVVGVTVLTSLSREDFDATTPLAGDVADL, from the coding sequence ATGGACACACAGGCGCGCACGCCGGAGATCATCGCGGCGCTCGACGTGGAGGATCGCGGGGAGGGGCTCCGACTCGTCGAGGCCCTGTCGGGCACGATCTCCTTCTTCAAGCTGGGCAGCCGGCTCTTCACCGCCGAGGGGCCGGGAATGGCGCGGGAGATCGCCGATCGCGGCGGCCGCGTCTTCCTCGATCTCAAGTTCCACGACATCCCCGCCACGGTGGCCGGGTCGGTGCGCGCGGCGAGCGCGCTCGGCGTGCGGATGATGACAATCCACGCCTCGGGCGGCCTCGAGATGATGCGCGCTGCGGCCGAGGCGGCCGCCGAGGGGGCCGCGGCGGCGGGGACGGAGCCTCCCCTCGTCGTCGGCGTGACCGTGCTCACCTCCCTCTCCCGCGAGGACTTCGACGCGACGACGCCCCTCGCCGGCGACGTGGCCGATCT